A portion of the Cryptomeria japonica chromosome 5, Sugi_1.0, whole genome shotgun sequence genome contains these proteins:
- the LOC131049787 gene encoding chaperone protein dnaJ 20, chloroplastic, with product MECTASVGGLSRVHLMPKTASAGISRVRSRVRTKQSVLKTATTIRAFQSQNAPHFSSSSSLYDVLCISPDASVRDIKSAYRRMALKYHPDVCPPAEREEYNSLFLQVKEAYETLSDPQLRQDYDWRLQNMFTVGDYEGRLASSHVWEAQLMELIKKRSGYNSSSWGSRMRRRNLSSFFTTTLDSFEMFNVCLIVAVLEAARNATVAVLIQITTLH from the exons ATGGAGTGCACTGCATCAGTTGGAGGTCTCAGCAGGGTACATCTTATGCCCAAGACTGCTTCTGCTGGAATTTCGAGAGTAAGAAGTAGAGTTAGAACAAAGCAGTCTGTACTTAAAACGGCTACAACTATCAGGGCATTTCAATCTCAAAATGCTCCccacttttcttcttcttcttcattgtatgatgttctctGTATCTCTCCCGACGCGAGTGTGCGTGATATAAAGAGCGCATATCGTCGGATGGCTCTTAAATACCATCCTGACGTCTGCCCTCCTGCAGAGAGGGAAGAATATAACAGTTTGTTTCTTCAAGTCAAGGAGGCTTATGAAACTCTATCGGATCCTCAGCTCCGCCAGGATTACGACTGGAGACTGCAGAACATGTTCACAGTAGGCGATTACGAAGGCAGATTAGCGAGTAGTCATGTGTGGGAAGCTCAACTGATGGAGTTGATAAAGAAGAGATCTGGTTATAATTCATCATCTTGGGGCAGCAGAATGAGAAGACGAAATCTATCATCTT TCTTTACCACTACCTTAGACTCCTTTGAAATGTTTAATGTCTGTCTGATAGTTGCAGTACTTGAGGCTGCACGGAATGCTACTGTAGCAGTTCTGATACAGATTACGACTTTGCACTAA
- the LOC131049775 gene encoding chaperone protein dnaJ 20, chloroplastic has product MECSASVGGILAKTAFAGISRVRSRVRTKQSVLKTATTIRAFQSQNAPHSSSSSSLYDVLCVSPDVSERDIKSAYRRMALKYHPDVCPPAEKKECSKLFLQVREAYETLSDPLLRQDYDWRVQNLFTVGDYEGKLASSHVWEAQVMELIKKRAAYNSSSWGSRMRTRNQ; this is encoded by the coding sequence ATGGAGTGCAGTGCATCAGTTGGAGGTATTCTTGCGAAGACTGCTTTTGCTGGAATTTCGAGAGTAAGAAGTAGAGTTAGAACAAAGCAGTCTGTACTTAAAACGGCTACAACTATCAGGGCATTTCAATCTCAAAATGCTccccattcttcttcttcttcttcattgtatgatgttctctGTGTCTCTCCCGACGTGAGTGAGCGTGATATAAAGAGCGCATATCGTCGGATGGCTCTTAAATACCATCCTGACGTCTGCCCTCCTGCAGAGAAAAAAGAGTGTAGCAAATTATTTCTTCAAGTCCGGGAGGCTTATGAAACTCTGTCGGATCCTCTGCTCCGACAGGATTACGACTGGAGAGTGCAGAACTTGTTCACTGTAGGCGATTACGAAGGCAAATTAGCGAGTAGTCATGTGTGGGAAGCTCAGGTGATGGAGCTGATAAAAAAGAGAGCAGCTTATAATTCATCATCTTGGGGTAGCAGAATGAGAACACGAAACCAATAA